In Pseudomonas grandcourensis, the DNA window TGCGCCAGTCGTTCTTTGTGGCATCAGGAAGGCTGCGCCTTCGCGGGCCAAATATTCGGCGTTGCGGGTCTGGTGATCGTCGATGGCATGGGGCAAAGGCACCAGCATCGAGGGCAGACCGGCGGCGGCCAGTTCACTGATGGTCAGCGCGCCTGCGCGACATACCACCAGGTCGGCCCAGCCGTAGGCTTGGGCCATGTCTTTGATGAAGGGCTGCACCTGCGCCTCGACGCCAGCCGCGCGATAGCGCTCTGCAGTCACTTCATCGTGGTTTTTGCCGGCCTGATGGAACACTTCCGGACGCAAGTCGGCAGCGACTTGCGACAGGGATTCAGGCAGCAACTTGTTCAACGGTTCTGCGCCCAGGCTTCCACCCAGGATCAGCAAACGCGCCTTGCGACCGGCCAGGGCAGGTCGCGATGTCTCGAGGAACAGCTCGGTGCGCACCGGATTACCGGTGGTCCGGCGGCTGTCCGACAGGGTAAAGGTGTCGGGGAACGCTTCACAGACTCGGGCGGCAAACGGCACCAGCAACCGATTGGCGGTACCGGCCACGGCGTTCTGTTCGTGAACGATCACCGGCACACCGGCCAGTTTGGCCGCGACACCGCCAGGACCGGTCACAAAGCCACCAAAGCCCACGACGCAGACCGGTTGCAGACGGCGAATGATCGCCCGCGCCTGCCAGACCGACTTGAGCAACATGAACGGCGCCTTGAGCAGGGACAATTTGCCCTTGCCCCGCAGACCGCTGGCGTTGATCCGGTGCAGTTCGATACCGGCCGCCGGCACCAGATCGTTCTCGATCCCACGCGGGGTGCCGAGCCAGTGCACGGTATAGCCGCGCGCCTGGAATTCGCGAGCACAGGCCAGCGCCGGGAATACGTGGCCACCGGTGCCGCCAGCCATGATCATGACGTTAGCGCCCATGGTTCGGCTCCTCGGCGAAGTCGCTCTCATGGAACTCCATCTCTTCACTGCCCAGGTGGGTTCGACTTTCCCACTCGATGCGCAGCAACAAGCCGAGACAGGCACAGCAGATCACCAACGAACTACCGCCATAACTGAGGAACGGCAGGG includes these proteins:
- the murG gene encoding undecaprenyldiphospho-muramoylpentapeptide beta-N-acetylglucosaminyltransferase; this encodes MGANVMIMAGGTGGHVFPALACAREFQARGYTVHWLGTPRGIENDLVPAAGIELHRINASGLRGKGKLSLLKAPFMLLKSVWQARAIIRRLQPVCVVGFGGFVTGPGGVAAKLAGVPVIVHEQNAVAGTANRLLVPFAARVCEAFPDTFTLSDSRRTTGNPVRTELFLETSRPALAGRKARLLILGGSLGAEPLNKLLPESLSQVAADLRPEVFHQAGKNHDEVTAERYRAAGVEAQVQPFIKDMAQAYGWADLVVCRAGALTISELAAAGLPSMLVPLPHAIDDHQTRNAEYLAREGAAFLMPQRTTGAADLAARLTEVLMQPQRLNEMATAARRLAKPDATRNVVDSCLEVAHG